A window from Chiroxiphia lanceolata isolate bChiLan1 chromosome 3, bChiLan1.pri, whole genome shotgun sequence encodes these proteins:
- the PAQR8 gene encoding membrane progestin receptor beta, producing the protein MTAILERISTLSLSGQHLSRLPRLLEDGLPKMPCTVKECEVPQLFREPYIHSGYRPTGQDWRYYFLSLFQKHNEVVNVWTHLLAALAVLLRFKTFVEAEQLPVDAWSLPLLIFVLSSVTYLTCSLLAHLLQSKSELYHYTFYFVDYVGVSIYQYGSALAHFYYSSDQAWYDKFWLFFLPAAAFCGWLSCAGCCYAKYRYRRPYPIMRKMCQVIPAGLAFILDISPVAHRVVVCHLGGCEEDAAWYHTYQILFFLISAYFFSCPVPEKYFPGSCDIVGHAHQIFHTFLAICTLSQLEAILLDYKNRQEIFLKRHGPLTVYLSCISFFGLVACSAITAYVLRRRIKASLATKDS; encoded by the coding sequence ATGACAGCCATCCTGGAGCGGATCAGCACGCTGTCCCTCAGCGGGCAGCACCTCAGCCGGCTGCCCCGGCTGCTGGAGGATGGCTTGCCCAAGATGCCGTGCACGGTGAAGGAGTGTGAGGTGCCACAGCTGTTCCGCGAGCCCTACATCCACTCCGGGTACCGCCCCACCGGCCAGGACTGGCGCTACTACTTCCTCAGCCTCTTCCAGAAGCACAATGAGGTGGTCAATGTATGGACTCATCTGCTGGCGGCACTGGCCGTGCTGCTGAGGTTCAAGACGTTTGTGGAGGCTGAGCAGTTGCCCGTGGACGCGTGGTCCTTGCCTCTGCTCATCTTTGTCCTCTCCTCTGTCACCTACCTGACCTGCAGCCTCCTGGCCCACCTGCTGCAGTCCAAGTCGGAGCTGTACCACTACACCTTCTACTTTGTGGACTATGTTGGGGTCAGCATCTACCAGTATGGCAGTGCCCTGGCTCATTTCTACTACAGCTCCGACCAAGCCTGGTACGACAAGTTCTGGCTTTTCTTCCTGCCGGCAGCAGCTTTCTGTGGCTGGTTGTCCTGTGCCGGCTGCTGCTACGCCAAGTACCGGTACCGACGGCCTTACCCCATCATGAGGAAGATGTGCCAGGTGATCCCAGCCGGGCTTGCCTTCATCCTGGATATCAGTCCCGTGGCCCACCGGGTGGTTGTGTGTCACCTGGGGGGCTGTGAGGAAGATGCTGCTTGGTACCACACGTACCAGATACTGTTTTTCCTTATCAGCGCTTATTTCTTCTCCTGCCCCGTCCCTGAGAAGTACTTCCCTGGTTCCTGCGACATCGTTGGCCATGCCCACCAGATCTTCCACACCTTCCTGGCCATCTGCACCCTGTCACAGCTGGAGGCCATTCTTTTGGATTACAAGAACAGGCAGGAGATTTTCCTGAAGAGACACGGGCCTCTCACCGTTTATCTCTCCTGCATCTCTTTTTTTGGCTTGGTGGCTTGTAGTGCCATCACAGCTTACGTCCTGCGGCGCAGGATCAAGGCCAGCCTGGCTACAAAGGATTCCTGA